A single region of the Schistosoma mansoni, WGS project CABG00000000 data, supercontig 0138, strain Puerto Rico, whole genome shotgun sequence genome encodes:
- a CDS encoding barh homeobox protein, putative → MNTHLLNKTNEKEIFYYPHNPPPPHHHKNLIKKSRKARTAFTDYQLTELEQSFDRQKYLAVQDRIELASKLNLTDRQVKTWYQNRR, encoded by the coding sequence ATGAATACCCATCTATTGAATAAAACGAATGAAAAAGAAATTTTCTATTATCCTCataatcctcctcctcctcatcatcataagaatttaattaaaaaatcaAGAAAAGCACGTACAGCATTTACTGATTATCAATTAACTGAATTAGAACAAAGTTTTGATCGTCAAAAATATTTAGCTGTACAAGATCGAATAGAATTAGCAAGTAAATTAAATTTAACTGATAGACAAGTTAAAACATGGTATCAAAATAGAAggtaa